In Sus scrofa isolate TJ Tabasco breed Duroc chromosome 14, Sscrofa11.1, whole genome shotgun sequence, the sequence atggttatAAGCATATTGCTTGGTGCTGCggctgctgccactgcccagcatcatgAGAGAGTACTGTACAGCATATCGCtagcccaggaaaagatcaaaatttaaAGTACTCTTTCTATTAAATGAATATCACTTTCACACCACCTTAAGGTCAAAAAATCGTAAGTCGAGCCATCGTAAGTCAGAGACCATATCTAGTAAGTCTAAAATCTGTATTACTAGCACAGTAATCTCCCAAGAGTACCAGACCCATGTATCTCACTGCTTACTGAACGGTGCAAACATGTTCCACCAGAACCGCAAATTAAACAAGTCAGATTCTGagtttgttctctctctcccttccccagtcCAGCCTTGGGAGATTAAGACTCCCCATCTTGTGATACAGCATgcttatatctagtcactcaagCAAAGAACTTGTGGATCATTCTTGGTGCCTCCTTCTGAGTTTAGTCAGTCATCATTTGATTTAGAATgaatctcttttctctccatAGCCATCCTCCTTATCACTTTTCTTCTGATCTCCTCTGTCCCTACCTTAAAGTCTTGCTCATTTCTGATGTGGTTATAATCACAAAGTCGGTCTTTCACTCTTGATTGTAATCCTTTAATAGTTTTACATCTCTGAGGGGAATATCTGAGTATACACCAAGCCCTTTGTTTTCGCTTCTGTCTTCCTCTCCAGGCATAGTCTTTGTCACTGctccctattttatttccttcacaaaaaaactatatatagctTTCCTGAACATGTCATATTTTCTctccacatttcatttttttccttatatttaccCCCAGAAATCTTCGCTAAGGTTTGAGTTGAATGTCCCTACTCTGTGCTCCCATGACTGGCTGTGCAAGCATTTACAGTAGCATTTATATGGTATTATCATGCTGACTTATTTATCTTTCTTCCCAGTAAACTCTAGCTTGTCAGACAAAaggatttctattttcttctttgtattcccAGCACCTATTAGATTACCAGTTAAAtgcaaatttaattaaaataaaataaaatgaaatgttatttgTGGCAAGGATGTGGGAGCATAGCCTTCTGCAGGGTTAGAGTATGAATACTTTTATGGCTATGCTTTAAAGCAGACACAAAACATCTGTCTTGTGTACCCAAGCCCTCTCCCTTCCTAACATTAGCCCAAAGGACATGGCTATAAGGACAAGACTGCATTTTTTCCTAGTTATCTTAGGCACCCcagttttgaaattttgaatttaCCCTTTGTTATCTCTGAATTCTCTTTGTTCCCTAGGAGACTTGAATGAAAATTCTGTGGAGAATCAAGAGAAAGGACTTAGGTTATCTATCACCTGAAGAGCTTTCCACCTGGCAAATTTTGGAAGAGATGGCCAGTACAGTAACTGGGAGTCAGGATTAAATTGTGAATCTTCAAGGGGAGGTGTATAGGAACCCTGAACTAGATCTTTCCACCTGTCAGAAGTAGGGAGAACATCTTCTCATATTTCCAGAAACAAGAGCAGTGTGGTGACTCTTCAAagtgatgatttaaaaaaacatggaaagtgaagaatatttgtctttgaaaGTCCCAAGCCAAATGGCCACACAGAACTCAGTGACATTCTGTAAAAATGAGCCCCAGGACCCTCAGGAAAGCAAAAGTCTGTTTGTAACTGAAGAAAGCACTGAGAGGAAAATGATAGAGGGAAAAAGTCCTCCCATTGACCATTGTTcagaaaaatttcagaataaacttGAGTCTGATGTAACAGAAGTGGTCTCACCACTGTTCAGAGGTGAGACATTCTGCCAGATTGGCCAGTTGAAAGAATCTTTGGATCCCTCTGACTGTAACCACAAAGACGTTTGTGGTTGGAAATCACGGCTTGTCAGTCATAGTCATGAGAGAGCTCATATAGAGGAGAAGCCCTGTACCCATTATGACTGTGGGAAAATGTGTAGCACCAGCCTCAGTGGTCACCCAGGTGAGAAAGTTCACACTGCAGAGAAACTATACAGATGTAGTCAGTGCGGTAGGGACTTCAGTGAGCGCTCAGAGCTAGTCCTTCATCAGAGAGACCACACAGAGGAAAAGCCCTTCAGATGTGATCACTGTGGGAAGGGCTTCACGAGAAGCTCAAGTCTCCTCATCCACCGAGAAGTCCATGCAGATGAGAAGCCTTATAAGTGTGACAAGTGTGGGAAAGGCTTCACGAGGAGTTCAAGTCTGCTTATTCATCACTCAGTCCACACAGGTGAGAAGCCTTACAAATGTGACAAGTGCGGGAAGGGCTTTACTCAGAGCTCCAAACTGCACATCCACCAGCGTGTGCATACTGGTGAGAAGCCCTATGAGTGCGGGGAGTGTGGTATGAGCTTCAGTCAGCGCTCCAACCTGCATATCCACCAGCGCATCCACACAGGCGAGAGGCCCTACAAGTGTGGGGAGTGTGGGAAGGGCTTTAGTCAGAGTTCAAACCTTCACATCCACCGGTGCACACACACGGGGGAGAAGCCTTACCAGTGCTATGAGTGTGGGAAGGGCTTCAGCCAGAGCTCAGACCTCCGCATCCACCTCAGAGTccatactggagagaagccctaTCACTGTGGCAAGTGTGGGAAGGGATTTAGCCAGAGTTCCAAACTCCTCATCCACCAGAGAGTCCACACCGGAGAGAAGCCCTACGAGTGCAGCAAGTGTGGGAAGGGCTTCAGCCAGAGCTCCAACCTCCACATCCACCAGCGGGTCCACCGGAAAGATCCTCATTAAATGAGGTCTTCAGTCACATGCTCGTACTctcaagaaataaatgttttttaacatTGCTCTTACTTTTCTACTCTTAGGAGGTAGTAAGAGTTACTCAGATATGTTCCTTAACTGAAAATCattcatttaaagtatttaagtACCAAGCACTTTGTTATGCTACACAGCAAATTGATTGTTCTTGTTCCTCAGATGGGTAAAGTGAAAAACGTCTGTACTTTGCCGTTGAGCCAGTGTTACTAGAGCTACATATCCTACCCAGCGTTTTTAAGTGCAAGAACCTTACATTTGTCAAAGCAGAACATATTTCTCTTTGTTCACATCCTCTGAGAAATTGGAACTTTGGCTTCTCTTCAAATCACGTGCCTTGTGTTTTCCTATTTCCTTCCAGCCCTGAGTAGCCCTCTCTAAACTATGACTGTACAATATGTTTTAGGTTGAGGGCATGGTTGGACATATCATTGGCATGGAAATCTGTTGTTTATTGCACACATGTGCTCCAGCCTGTAGCCTCACAACAAGACGGTGAAGAGCTACTTGTGTATTACACTCCACACACTCCAGGATGTGGAACCCTGCTTCCCCAAAGGCAACTGCTCAAGAACATCAGTGGTTCCTTTTCATGGGTACAGCTAGTTTGTTGGGGTTTTTCCAGATCTAGCCACTTCAGATGATGCCCCCACCAAACTAAAGCCAAGTAGGGTACATATATTATGTGGAGATGTCCAATGAagctgaaatatatttaaatgtatttaattcatCTCTCAACACTTAACtctcatttccttaattttcttcatCACCCGTATTATATATTAATCAAAACAAAGGTGTTAGTAGAGAAAGTTCtgatattttttctcttcaggcTTATCTTGTTTGAATATTTGATGTATAAcgaaaaaaagtcatttgttttCGCAGTGTTGTTAGCAAACCAAACTTGGGCCCGCTTGCCCAtgcacagtaaagccaatctactgacactgggttgtggtgaaagtgcagcatttattgcagggctCCAAATAAGGAGTCCAGGCAGCTAGTGCGCAAAAGGCCTAAACTCATTGATGGCTTTTAGACGAGGGttttaaagacagggtgagggaggggagacTGGGGGGTGTGTGATCTGCTCAtagacattcttctgattggttggtggtgaggtaatcagAGTCAACATCATCAATCTGCTTCCAACCCATCTAAGGTCTACTTGCTTGTGGGCATACAGTTAATTTCTCCCACCTGATGGAGGTTTCGGTATCTGCAGAACAGCTCAAAGGATGGCTCAGAATATTAACTATGTTCCTTGAGAAGGAACTAAAGGTCTCTGACTTCTTTTAATGGCTAGACTGTTACTTTGTCTTGCTTGatggttttcctttcttcattttctcactttgattaaatttactctttggaATTGGGGGAAGGCTTGGGGAGTATGTTTGGGATGACTAAGCTTAAAATAGGCACTATCAGTCATAATTAATTCACTTGGGGTGTGGAGCTAGAACACCTCAAAGGGTTAGGCATTCATCCCCTAGAAATTAAGACAAGAAGCTTGGGCAACAGTTGAAAGAAAGATGATTGTAAATATATAACCAAAGCAGAAGTTACTATACAGTTAACTACTAATTGCAGCCCTGACTTTCTGAACAATGCCTGATGATTCCTCCAGCAGTGCTCATGAAGCTGCCCAGTCACCCATGTTTCAGTTATTGACCAATGACTAGTAACCATACAAGAAAAATGATGGGGAAAATATGGATTAGCTTGAGAAAGTGGGGTTGTAGCTGGTTCATTCTGATCAAAGGTAACCTGAAGCAGTTAACTGGACATAGATAACAAGGAAGAAACATGTTAACTTTGGGGAAACAAATCTAATCTCTAATAAGGAATGAAGGAGGGCAACAGATTGAGACTTGCCTTCCTTCAAGAAACGGTCCAAGAATATTTGACTCCAACCCCAAGCAGTACACATGGAATGATTAGGGTGGTGACTGAGCACCATCTGCCCTTTGGCATTGCATAATACCCTCACTTGTTTAAATACCATAAGATGGTATCACAAGTGGTGTGTGCTTCAGTGATGTCTAGAATGATGAATGCCTCCCAGTTCCTCCTGCCTTAAAAGATTATAGCTGAGCATCTGTTCTAGATTTGACTCCtggtcatggtgcagcggaaatgaatccgactaggagccatgaggttgagggtttgatccctgggatcgctcagtggattaagaatctggcgttagcgtgagctgtggttagatcacagaggcggctcagatcccgtgttgctgtggctgtggtgtaggccagtggctacagctccaattagacccctagcctgggaagctccatatgccacaagtgcagccctaaactaaaaaaaatatatattgcaaaatggttCCTCTCCAGAATTCAATAATTCTGTCACCAATTTAGCAAAAAAACCTAGGTTAAAGATTATTTGTTGAGTACTTGGGACAAGATTTTACAGTTCTTAAAATTCTTACCTATTCAGTGAATGCGGTTACTTTCTCCATGGATTGTTTAAGATCTTAAGATCAAAATACTAGTGAATATGTGATTATTACCTGTAGTCACACTTCTACATTACAgtctttttaattcttcctttctcattcccCATCCTGATAGCAAGAGTtagggaataaaaagaaatatggaggTTCACTTTTGCACCTCCATGACCTTTCTCATTGTACTTTAATTGGCAAGAAAGGGTCATGACAGCATTCATGAAGTGCAAGGCTGAACCCCAGGTAAGGAGAGCAAAGGAAAGTCCAAAGCAACATGCCCAAAGTAGTTGTGAGAGTAAAACTGGCATTGGGTTGGTACCTGAGAGCAGATGATACCAACAAGTAGGTTCAAGAGGTAGAGATGGGAAAAGCTAATACATAGGGAGTATGTGGCAACTGATCAGCAGGGTCTACAGAAATCATTCAGGGTTTGGTCAGCTGAGCAAAATGGCAaggaaaaaagactagaaaacatTCTTTGGTTAAATATCTCCCTCGACAgcattaaaatactattttttacatttataaaaagtcacatgagtacccactgtggctcagcagtaacaaacccaactagtatccatgaggacatgggttcgattcctagcctcactcagtggattaaggatccagcattgccgtgtgctttggtataggctgcagatgcggctcagatcctgcattgctgttgatgtggctctggctgtggctagcagctgtagctctaattcaacccctcgcctaggaatgtccataggtgcagccatttaaaaaaaaaaaaagcaataaagagaacaagaaaaaaaccactAGTAAACAGAAGGTCTCaccaaaaatttgaaatatagaaGGATGATAGATAGCTATTGTATCAGAGCAGAAGTAGGGGCCTAAGGATAAGGACAAGAAGGAGCCAGCTTGGCTACAGGCTCAGAAATGCTTAATACTGTGGAGGATAGAAGCGAAACATGAAGAGAAAGCAGTGGAATTAATATCCAGTTGAATATAGGACATTCCCTTCATTCCATACACACTTGCCCTCTTCCCCAACCCCTATGCCCTGTTACTCAGGGATTTACTGTCCAACAAGAGATGGGAAAACTCCTCAGTGTAGAAAGTGAATGACCCTAAGGAACAGACCTGTATTCCGGCTTTTGTAAATCCAACAGTAAAGCAGTTACCTTCTAGCTCCAATACATTTATAACAGCTTCAAAATTCATGAGataaaaaatgattaaactgAAATAACTATAGGCAAATTATCAATTATAGTTAGATATTTGAATACTCTCACATAACTGATAACACAAATGGTCAGAAAATCATTAAGATACATAAGATTATCAGCTAACTTgactgacatttatagaatatattCCAACATAATagcataaaatattcttttcaagttcatATACATTATGGGCTATAAAACAAGTTTCAAATGACTTAGAACAGAAATCATACAAGGTATATTCTATCACCAGAACAAAATTATATTAGAAGTTGCTATAATAAGATACCTGAAGGGTCAGTCAGCATCATTTAGAAATTAATAGCTCTTAAAATAAGCCAAGGGATAAAGAGGAAGTAACaatgaaaatctgaaaatattttgaactgaatgaatatatcaaaatttgtggggtGCAGCCAAAGCAAAATggaattatattaataaatatgcCAATAAATTCCAAAACTTAGTTGAAATAGAAAAAGTCTTTGAATGTTACAAACTACCAAAGCTcattcaagaagaaagagaaaatctgagtAGCTTTATTAAATACAATTTGTAGCTGACAACCTTCCCACACAAAAAAAGTTCAGGCCAAATGGTAcgagtgaattctaccaaacatttaacaAAGATGTAGTAAGAATTCTACACAAACTCTTCTAAGAGTAAACACTTTCCAACTTATTTTATGAGCCAATATACCCACATACCAAAGTCGTATAAAGATATCACAAGAAAATCACACATCAGCATGTCTCATGAACGTAaatgcaaaaatttattttaaaaatagcagccATAAGATCTGTACCCCTCTCCTGAACTCTTGAGTAGTTGACAGAGGGATACTTTCTTAGTGGATTAATTAAAGTTTGCTCAGGGATCAGTTCCACTCTTCCAGATATGTATAATTCGACCCAATTTTAGATGAGATGGAGGATCTGGTGCAGGGGAGTGGGGGAATGGAGGGTAAGGAGGGAATGAATTGGACATTCAGTGGGCTGTAGGTTGATTTGGGGACTGTATGTGTCCCCCCAAAAGTCGTATGTTGAAGCCCTATCCCTAGTATGGCTGTATTTGGGGGTGAGGCCTCTAAGGTTAAAAGAGGTCGTAAAGGTGGAGGCCTTGATCCAATAGGattagtatccttataagaaaaagACACGAGAGACATCTCTATTACTCACTCTATCTCCCTGCCTCTTAACCCCCTACAAGCACACATGGAAGAAAAGCCATgtaaggacacagtgagaaagcagccatctgcaagccataAACAgtcctcaccagaaaccaaatcTTCCAGCATCACAATCTGGGGCATGTAGGCTTCACAACTGTTAAGAAAACcaatttctgtcatttaagccactcattctatggtattttgttattacAGCCTGAGCAGATTTGGGTGCCACAGCAGATTTGTGAAGAGGGGTGCAACTaaaacaaatacctaaaaatgtggaAGTGACTTTTGATCTGGATGATGGGCAGAGACCAAAAGAGTTTTGAGGTGAATGCTAGAAAAAGCCTAGCTTGCCTTGAAGGCACTGTCGGTAGAAATGTGAATATTAAGGACAATTCGGGTGAGgactcagaaagaaaagagggaagctATAAAAGAAAGCTTCTATCATCTGAGAGAATCACCAAGAACAGAATGAACAGAATGTCAGTAGAAATATGAACATTAAAGGCCATTCTGGTGAGGTctcagatggaaaagaaaaacatgttattggaaactagaagaaaatagatCCTCGCTATAAAGTGGCAAAGAACTTGTCTAAATTGTGTTCTAATGTTTTGTGCAAGATGGAACTTTTGAGAAATGAAACTGGATATTTAGcctatgagttttttttcttttcttttttggctttttggctttttgccatttcttgggccactcctggggcatatggaggttcccaggctaggtgtctaatcggagctatagtcaccagcctacaccagagccacagcaacgccatatccaagcctcgtctgtgatctacaccacagctcacggcaacgccggatccttaacccactgagcaaggccagggatcaaacctgcaacctcatggttcctagtcggattcgttaaccactgtgccacgacgggaactcccagcctagGAGATTTCTAACCAAAATGTTAATGGTGCAACCTGGATCCTTCTAACTGCTTATAGCAAAATGTGAGAGGAGAAAgatgaaatgaagaaagaataagcaaaagaaatcagagcttaaagatttggaaaattcACAGTctcagaaaatttgaaaaagtcCCATTTTCAATGAGAATTGAAAGTTCTCAATTTTCAGattataaaaaattagaaaacatgttCTGAGGTGAACTGCAAGGGTATGGATAAGG encodes:
- the ZNF239 gene encoding zinc finger protein 239, with amino-acid sequence MESEEYLSLKVPSQMATQNSVTFCKNEPQDPQESKSLFVTEESTERKMIEGKSPPIDHCSEKFQNKLESDVTEVVSPLFRGETFCQIGQLKESLDPSDCNHKDVCGWKSRLVSHSHERAHIEEKPCTHYDCGKMCSTSLSGHPGEKVHTAEKLYRCSQCGRDFSERSELVLHQRDHTEEKPFRCDHCGKGFTRSSSLLIHREVHADEKPYKCDKCGKGFTRSSSLLIHHSVHTGEKPYKCDKCGKGFTQSSKLHIHQRVHTGEKPYECGECGMSFSQRSNLHIHQRIHTGERPYKCGECGKGFSQSSNLHIHRCTHTGEKPYQCYECGKGFSQSSDLRIHLRVHTGEKPYHCGKCGKGFSQSSKLLIHQRVHTGEKPYECSKCGKGFSQSSNLHIHQRVHRKDPH